From Halorubrum salinarum, the proteins below share one genomic window:
- a CDS encoding S26 family signal peptidase — protein sequence MSSRRPDRPGPLAPAVAVVVAAVLLFALVGTWPPFVAVESGSMAPGVERGDLVVVTAADRAPWGDLSTAADPNAPARLGGTGDVVVYTVPGADGRPVFHRLAFAVDAGEDWTERADPALLAADCAELATCPAPYDGYVTYGDANELYDQSAGIAPVVPDEWIAGKALFAVPNLGWIRVGIDAAAARYGGVATGVVLVGIAGIAGGVGALLLGRIRWERRR from the coding sequence GTGAGCAGCCGTCGCCCCGACCGGCCCGGTCCGCTCGCCCCCGCGGTCGCCGTGGTCGTCGCCGCGGTCCTCCTGTTCGCGCTCGTCGGGACCTGGCCGCCGTTCGTCGCGGTCGAGAGCGGCAGCATGGCGCCCGGGGTCGAGCGCGGGGACCTCGTCGTCGTGACGGCGGCCGACCGGGCGCCGTGGGGCGACCTCTCGACCGCCGCCGACCCGAACGCGCCGGCGCGGCTCGGCGGGACGGGCGATGTCGTCGTCTACACCGTCCCGGGGGCGGACGGGAGACCGGTGTTCCACCGGTTGGCGTTCGCGGTCGACGCCGGCGAGGACTGGACGGAGCGGGCCGACCCGGCGCTCCTCGCCGCTGACTGCGCGGAGCTGGCGACGTGCCCGGCGCCGTACGACGGCTACGTCACCTACGGCGACGCGAACGAGCTGTACGACCAGAGCGCGGGCATCGCGCCCGTCGTCCCCGACGAGTGGATCGCCGGGAAGGCGCTGTTCGCGGTGCCGAACCTTGGCTGGATTCGGGTGGGGATCGACGCGGCGGCCGCGCGCTACGGCGGCGTCGCGACCGGCGTCGTCCTCGTCGGTATCGCGGGGATCGCGGGGGGCGTCGGGGCGCTGTTGCTCGGTCGGATCCGGTGGGAACGGCGGCGGTGA
- a CDS encoding glycine cleavage system aminomethyltransferase GcvT, producing the protein MTDRLPPLHDAHDERGAKFTDFGGWQMPVEFDSIRTEHAAVRESVGVFDVSHMGEIEVSGPDATELLNRLTTNDVRALDPGDSQYAAITDDEGVMLDDTVVYRLPDGTAAGEAAASLADLDAAHDGDLDAPSGDPAYLFVPNAGHDGQMYDRWTAHRDEWGLDATVANATDDWAMLAVQGPDAVDALDEATPRDRVVDLSKFEATAAAVAGTESWVARTGYTGEDGFEVMCPADVAESVWAAFVDGPREAQPCGLGARDTLRTEMGYLLSGQDFDPESEPRTPYEARIGFVVKLDTEFVGRDALEAQNEEGVDEKFVGVRLRERGVPRNGYAVTDGDLTRVGKLTSGTMSPTLDEPIGLGYLHESYADAGTEVSVVVRGDEKRAEVVIPPFLDR; encoded by the coding sequence ATGACCGATCGCCTCCCTCCGCTCCACGACGCCCACGACGAGCGCGGCGCCAAGTTCACCGACTTCGGCGGCTGGCAGATGCCCGTCGAGTTCGACTCGATCCGGACCGAACACGCCGCGGTCCGCGAGTCGGTCGGCGTCTTCGACGTGTCGCACATGGGCGAGATCGAGGTGTCCGGCCCGGACGCGACCGAGCTGCTGAACCGACTCACGACGAACGACGTGCGCGCGCTCGACCCCGGCGACTCGCAGTACGCCGCGATCACGGACGACGAGGGCGTGATGCTCGACGACACGGTCGTCTACCGGCTCCCCGACGGGACCGCCGCCGGCGAGGCGGCCGCGTCGCTCGCGGACCTCGACGCGGCCCACGACGGCGACCTCGACGCCCCGAGCGGCGACCCCGCGTACCTCTTCGTGCCGAACGCCGGCCACGACGGGCAGATGTACGACCGCTGGACCGCGCACCGCGACGAGTGGGGCCTCGACGCGACCGTCGCGAACGCCACCGACGACTGGGCGATGCTCGCCGTTCAGGGCCCCGACGCGGTCGACGCGCTCGACGAGGCGACGCCGCGGGACCGGGTCGTCGACCTCTCGAAGTTCGAGGCGACGGCCGCGGCGGTGGCCGGCACGGAGAGCTGGGTCGCGCGCACCGGCTACACCGGCGAGGACGGCTTCGAAGTGATGTGTCCGGCCGACGTCGCCGAGTCCGTCTGGGCGGCGTTCGTCGACGGCCCGCGGGAGGCGCAGCCCTGCGGGCTCGGCGCCCGCGACACGCTCCGCACCGAGATGGGCTACCTGCTGTCCGGACAGGACTTCGATCCGGAGAGCGAGCCCCGGACGCCGTACGAGGCCCGGATCGGCTTCGTCGTCAAGCTCGACACGGAGTTCGTCGGGCGCGACGCCTTGGAGGCGCAGAACGAGGAGGGCGTCGACGAGAAGTTCGTCGGGGTCCGCCTCCGCGAGCGCGGCGTCCCCCGGAACGGGTACGCGGTCACCGACGGCGACCTCACCCGCGTCGGGAAGCTCACCTCCGGGACGATGAGCCCGACGCTCGACGAGCCCATCGGCTTGGGCTACCTCCACGAGTCGTACGCCGACGCCGGCACCGAGGTGAGCGTCGTCGTGCGCGGCGACGAGAAGCGCGCCGAGGTCGTGATCCCGCCGTTCCTCGACCGCTGA
- the purS gene encoding phosphoribosylformylglycinamidine synthase subunit PurS, which produces MTAYTATVTVRLKRGVLDPEAETTQQALERLGFELSDLRSADRFEVDLDAADADEAADRAGEMAERLLANPTIHDYDVAVAER; this is translated from the coding sequence ATGACCGCGTACACGGCGACGGTGACGGTCCGGCTGAAGCGGGGCGTCCTCGACCCGGAGGCCGAGACGACCCAGCAGGCCCTCGAACGGCTCGGGTTCGAGTTGTCCGACCTCCGCTCGGCGGACCGCTTCGAGGTCGACCTCGACGCCGCCGACGCCGACGAGGCGGCCGACCGCGCCGGCGAGATGGCCGAGCGGCTGCTCGCGAACCCCACGATCCACGACTACGACGTGGCGGTCGCGGAGCGATGA
- a CDS encoding class I SAM-dependent methyltransferase, protein MTDHATYLDAKRALDDRSLNRAVLDRFAAELPPEPEVLEVGAGTATMVERLVDWGVIDAGRWVAVDAHEAALSAGEARIGDAVGDVAVEFRVADAFDFASEAAAAGERFDAVVGCAFFDVVDAAPAVDALAEVAPVAYAPITYDGETRFAPPDPDDEAVLDRYHRHMREFRPGGPDGAAALAREATAIAEGPSPWEIEPPYEPGERTVLAHLLDTVETAVGETGYDASDWAARRRRALDDGRLRYEAANRDLLVRLE, encoded by the coding sequence GTGACCGACCACGCGACGTACCTCGACGCGAAGCGCGCGCTCGACGACCGCTCGCTGAACCGGGCGGTCCTCGACCGCTTCGCCGCCGAGCTCCCGCCCGAGCCCGAGGTGCTCGAAGTCGGCGCGGGCACGGCGACGATGGTCGAGCGCCTCGTCGACTGGGGCGTGATCGACGCCGGCCGGTGGGTCGCGGTCGACGCCCACGAGGCGGCCCTGTCCGCGGGCGAAGCGCGGATCGGCGACGCGGTCGGGGACGTGGCCGTCGAGTTCCGCGTCGCGGACGCCTTCGACTTCGCGAGCGAGGCGGCGGCCGCCGGCGAGCGGTTCGACGCGGTCGTCGGCTGCGCGTTCTTCGACGTGGTCGACGCCGCCCCGGCGGTCGACGCCCTCGCCGAGGTCGCCCCCGTCGCGTACGCGCCGATAACCTACGACGGCGAGACGCGGTTCGCGCCCCCGGACCCGGACGACGAGGCAGTTCTCGACCGCTATCACCGCCACATGCGGGAGTTCCGCCCCGGCGGCCCCGACGGGGCGGCGGCGCTGGCCCGGGAGGCGACCGCGATCGCCGAGGGCCCCTCGCCGTGGGAGATCGAACCCCCCTACGAGCCGGGCGAGCGGACGGTCCTCGCGCACCTGCTTGACACGGTCGAGACGGCCGTCGGCGAGACCGGCTACGACGCGAGCGACTGGGCGGCTAGGCGCCGCCGGGCGCTCGACGACGGGCGCCTGCGCTACGAGGCCGCGAACCGCGACCTGCTGGTGCGGTTGGAGTGA
- a CDS encoding formyltetrahydrofolate deformylase: MTRELTEITVVGGDKTGLIARVTSLLFERGINIEDLDQAVREGVFRMTTRVDTSEMETSRGELRRALAELGRELDVDIQVRFPSDRDARRVALLVTKETHAPEALLEAEARGELAEDSEAEIPVVIGNRGDLRSLAERYDKPFYDVGDGNGNTDEERLLDLLAEYDVDLIALARYMRILSPEVVFRYEGRIVNVHPSLLPAFPGAEAYRQAKDAGVRVAGVTAHYVTTDLDQGPVIAQRAFDVPPGADVDEIKRRGQPLEAEVLLDAVRLHLADAIAVHRGTVHVREDVDVDAQLGLSEAAVDANPDEPVDGEPLGRTRPSPSDD; the protein is encoded by the coding sequence ATGACCCGCGAACTGACCGAAATTACGGTCGTCGGAGGAGACAAGACCGGACTCATCGCGCGGGTCACCTCCCTGCTGTTCGAGCGCGGGATCAACATCGAGGACCTCGATCAGGCGGTCCGCGAGGGCGTCTTCCGGATGACGACCCGCGTCGACACCTCGGAGATGGAGACCTCGCGCGGCGAGCTCCGCCGGGCGCTCGCCGAGCTCGGCCGCGAACTCGACGTCGACATCCAGGTCCGGTTCCCGAGCGACCGCGACGCGCGGCGCGTCGCGCTGCTCGTCACCAAGGAGACCCACGCGCCCGAGGCGCTGTTGGAGGCGGAGGCGCGCGGCGAGCTGGCCGAGGACAGCGAGGCCGAGATCCCGGTCGTCATCGGCAACCGCGGCGACCTCCGGTCGCTCGCGGAGCGCTACGACAAGCCGTTCTACGACGTGGGCGACGGCAACGGCAACACCGACGAGGAGCGCCTTCTCGACCTGCTGGCCGAGTACGACGTGGACCTCATCGCCTTAGCGCGGTACATGCGCATCCTCTCGCCCGAGGTCGTCTTCCGGTACGAGGGGCGGATCGTCAACGTCCACCCCTCGCTGCTGCCGGCGTTCCCCGGCGCGGAGGCGTACCGGCAGGCCAAGGACGCCGGCGTCCGGGTCGCGGGCGTCACCGCCCACTACGTCACGACCGACCTCGACCAGGGGCCGGTCATCGCCCAGCGCGCCTTCGACGTGCCCCCGGGCGCCGACGTCGACGAGATCAAGCGCCGCGGACAGCCCCTCGAGGCCGAGGTCCTGCTCGACGCGGTCCGGCTCCACCTCGCGGACGCCATCGCGGTCCACCGCGGGACAGTCCACGTGCGCGAGGACGTGGACGTCGACGCGCAACTCGGCCTCTCGGAGGCCGCCGTGGACGCGAACCCGGACGAGCCCGTCGACGGCGAGCCGCTCGGCCGCACCCGCCCGTCGCCGTCGGACGACTGA
- a CDS encoding glycosyltransferase family 4 protein — protein MRVALVLAGDIESESGGFYYDRRLRDRLRERGHGVEVVSLPRGSYRERLAPNLRAGRLAARLAEFDVVVEDGLAHPSVLCANRRLDAPTVALVHMIAWRARAAQGTPDGERGALDRARSALGRRGVAAVERRFLRGVDAAVYNAETTRRNAAVLGGPARSAVAPPAGDRFDPVTSASAIRERARSGPLEVTFLGNVVPRKGLDALVDGLARLDGRDVDWRLTVVGDRTVAPAHAEAVAESVAAAGIGDRVRFAGRLDDEAVAARLRESHVLAVPSRYEPFGMVYLEGMGFGCVPLATTAGGASEFVRDGESGVLVPPGDPRAVAAALRDLDDRDRLAAMGTAARRDYEARPGWPETLDRVVDFLEAEAGRRTRVPGAGGDAA, from the coding sequence ATGCGCGTCGCCCTCGTGCTGGCCGGCGACATCGAGTCCGAGTCCGGCGGCTTCTACTACGACCGGCGGCTCCGCGACCGGCTCCGCGAGCGCGGCCACGGCGTCGAGGTGGTCTCGCTGCCCCGGGGATCCTACCGGGAACGCCTCGCGCCGAACCTCCGGGCGGGCCGGCTCGCCGCCCGCCTCGCCGAGTTCGACGTGGTCGTCGAGGACGGGTTGGCGCACCCGTCGGTGCTGTGCGCCAACCGCCGGCTCGACGCGCCGACCGTCGCGCTCGTCCACATGATCGCGTGGCGTGCGCGGGCGGCGCAGGGGACGCCGGACGGCGAACGGGGAGCCCTCGACCGCGCGCGCTCGGCGCTCGGGCGCCGCGGAGTGGCGGCCGTCGAGCGCCGGTTCCTCCGCGGCGTCGACGCCGCGGTGTACAACGCCGAGACGACCCGCCGGAACGCGGCCGTGCTCGGCGGCCCGGCCAGGAGCGCGGTCGCCCCGCCGGCCGGCGACCGGTTCGACCCGGTGACCTCCGCGTCAGCGATCCGAGAGCGCGCCCGGTCCGGCCCGCTGGAGGTGACCTTCCTCGGGAACGTCGTCCCGCGGAAGGGGCTCGACGCGCTCGTCGACGGCCTCGCCCGGCTGGACGGCCGCGACGTGGACTGGCGGCTGACGGTCGTCGGGGACCGGACGGTCGCGCCGGCCCACGCCGAGGCCGTCGCGGAGTCGGTCGCCGCGGCCGGGATCGGCGACCGCGTCCGCTTCGCCGGGCGCCTCGACGACGAGGCGGTCGCGGCGCGGCTCCGCGAGAGCCACGTCCTGGCGGTGCCGTCGCGGTACGAGCCGTTCGGCATGGTGTACCTGGAGGGGATGGGGTTCGGCTGCGTGCCGCTGGCGACGACCGCGGGCGGCGCGAGCGAGTTCGTCCGGGACGGCGAGTCGGGCGTCCTCGTGCCCCCGGGCGACCCGCGCGCCGTCGCCGCGGCACTCCGCGACCTCGACGACCGCGACCGGCTGGCGGCCATGGGGACCGCCGCGCGCCGCGACTACGAGGCGCGGCCGGGGTGGCCCGAGACGCTCGACCGCGTCGTCGACTTCCTGGAGGCCGAGGCCGGACGGCGGACGAGGGTCCCGGGCGCGGGAGGTGACGCCGCGTGA
- a CDS encoding universal stress protein, whose translation MIDRILVPMDDSDHAERALEYALENFPDADVTVVHVVGAPSMMMGEAASLALADDFEAAAAERAEGVFERARALATDRGREVDTVVGVGHPARNIIDRSEGYDTVVIGAHGADRGRATRRFLVGNVAETVSKRAPVSVVLVR comes from the coding sequence ATGATAGACCGCATCCTCGTGCCGATGGACGACTCGGACCACGCCGAGCGGGCCCTCGAATACGCCTTGGAGAACTTCCCGGACGCGGACGTCACCGTGGTTCACGTCGTCGGCGCGCCGTCGATGATGATGGGCGAGGCCGCGTCGCTCGCGCTCGCGGACGACTTCGAGGCGGCGGCCGCGGAGCGCGCGGAGGGCGTCTTTGAGCGCGCCCGCGCACTGGCGACCGACCGCGGCCGCGAGGTCGACACGGTCGTCGGCGTCGGCCACCCGGCGCGGAACATCATCGACCGGTCGGAGGGGTACGACACGGTCGTAATCGGGGCCCACGGCGCGGACCGCGGGCGCGCGACGCGCCGGTTCCTCGTCGGTAACGTCGCCGAAACCGTCTCGAAGCGCGCTCCGGTGTCCGTGGTGCTCGTCCGCTGA
- a CDS encoding inorganic phosphate transporter: MVETLLAVGIVASVFVGFNIGGSSTGIAWGPPVGAGILKKTTAAALMTVFVFLGGWTVGRNVMDTLSGGIITTELSLSAGVAVLFFIGFGILIANVFGVPVPTSMTTVGAIAGLGLATDTLNYATITRIVSWWIVTPIIGFWIGVVIGRYVYPAVNRRVRVEKSPGPLLRLDRDGAVPTVALGPNTTYSELISTVVVLVIGCYMAFSAGASNVPNAAAPLVSGVGGLPDDTAILLATLAIGLGGFTIARRTMESVGGELSDIPLLAALFVMTTASTITTVLSWIGIPISLVMGTVMTIVGIGWGRATRPVTVRQAVTRNTGDNEIVTGAITVSDTEGRQSSPIGEAEPAAVLNAGDLFNPRAVLKYVSMWIIGPSVSTALAYGFFVLLPGVA, encoded by the coding sequence ATGGTCGAGACGCTGCTCGCTGTCGGTATCGTCGCCTCGGTGTTCGTCGGCTTCAACATCGGCGGCTCCTCGACCGGCATCGCGTGGGGGCCGCCGGTGGGCGCCGGCATCCTGAAGAAGACGACCGCGGCCGCGCTGATGACGGTGTTCGTGTTCCTCGGCGGGTGGACGGTGGGACGGAACGTGATGGACACGCTCAGCGGCGGGATCATCACGACCGAGCTCTCGCTGTCGGCCGGCGTCGCCGTCCTGTTTTTCATCGGGTTCGGGATCCTCATCGCGAACGTCTTCGGCGTCCCGGTGCCGACCTCGATGACGACCGTGGGCGCCATCGCCGGGCTCGGGCTGGCGACTGACACGCTCAACTACGCCACGATCACCCGGATCGTCTCCTGGTGGATCGTGACGCCGATCATCGGCTTCTGGATCGGCGTCGTCATCGGTCGGTACGTCTACCCGGCCGTGAACCGGCGCGTCCGCGTCGAGAAGTCGCCCGGGCCGCTGCTCAGACTCGACCGCGACGGAGCCGTGCCGACGGTCGCGCTCGGACCCAACACGACGTACTCGGAGCTGATCAGCACGGTCGTCGTCCTGGTCATCGGCTGTTACATGGCGTTCAGCGCCGGTGCGAGCAACGTCCCGAACGCCGCCGCGCCGCTCGTCAGCGGCGTCGGCGGCCTCCCCGACGACACCGCGATCCTGCTCGCGACGCTCGCAATCGGGCTCGGCGGGTTCACGATCGCCCGCCGCACGATGGAGTCGGTCGGCGGCGAGCTCAGCGACATCCCGCTCCTCGCCGCGCTGTTCGTGATGACCACGGCCTCAACGATCACGACGGTCCTCTCGTGGATCGGCATCCCGATCAGCCTCGTCATGGGCACGGTGATGACGATCGTCGGCATCGGCTGGGGGCGGGCGACGCGCCCGGTCACGGTCCGGCAGGCGGTCACGCGCAACACCGGCGACAACGAGATCGTCACCGGCGCGATCACCGTGAGCGACACCGAGGGGCGGCAGTCGTCGCCGATCGGGGAGGCGGAGCCGGCGGCGGTGTTGAACGCGGGCGACCTTTTCAACCCCCGAGCGGTCCTGAAGTACGTCTCGATGTGGATCATCGGTCCGTCGGTGTCGACCGCGCTGGCGTACGGGTTCTTCGTCCTCCTGCCGGGAGTCGCCTGA
- the ilvD gene encoding dihydroxy-acid dehydratase yields MSEQQPRSDDDERRRRRADADRFAGKKDGDLRSREVTEGPDKAPHRAMFRAMGFDDEDLSSPIVGVPNPAADITPCNVHLDDVADAALDGIDAAGGMPIEFGTITISDAISMGTEGMKASLISREVIADSVELVSFGERMDALVTVAGCDKNLPGMMMAAIRTDLPSVFLYGGSIMPGQHDGRDVTIVQVFEGVGTYAQGDMDADELDDLERHACPGAGSCGGMFTANTMASLSEALGLAPLGSASPPAEDEARYAVAERAGELAMDCIENDRRPSDILSRESFENAIAAQTAMGGSTNAVLHLLALAGEADVDLSIEDFDEISRRTPKIANLQPGGSRVMNDLHEIGGVPVVLRRLLEADLLHGDAMTVTGNTLAEEIAALEERGELPDESDIEADFLYPVDDPKEEEGAIKILDGNLAPDGSVLKVTGDDEFYHEGPARVFENEEDAMEYVQSGGIESGDVIVIRNEGPRGGPGMREMLGVTAAVVGAGHEDDVALLTDGRFSGGTRGPMIGHVAPEAAVGGPIGLIEDGDHVTVDIPERDLTVDLSDEELEARREEWEAPEPPYEGGILAKYGRDFASAADGAVTNPRLTRD; encoded by the coding sequence ATGAGCGAACAGCAGCCGAGGTCAGACGACGACGAGCGCCGTCGTCGCCGGGCGGACGCGGACCGATTCGCCGGGAAGAAGGACGGAGACCTGCGGAGCCGCGAGGTGACCGAGGGGCCGGACAAGGCGCCGCACCGCGCGATGTTCCGCGCGATGGGATTCGACGACGAGGACCTCTCGTCGCCCATCGTCGGCGTGCCGAACCCCGCGGCCGACATCACGCCGTGTAACGTCCACCTCGACGACGTGGCCGACGCCGCGCTCGACGGCATCGACGCCGCGGGCGGGATGCCGATCGAGTTCGGAACGATCACCATTAGCGACGCCATCTCGATGGGGACGGAAGGGATGAAGGCGAGCCTGATATCGCGGGAGGTCATCGCCGACTCCGTCGAGCTGGTCTCCTTCGGCGAGCGCATGGACGCGCTCGTGACCGTCGCGGGCTGCGACAAGAACCTCCCCGGGATGATGATGGCCGCGATCCGGACGGACCTGCCGAGCGTCTTCCTCTACGGCGGCTCGATCATGCCCGGCCAGCACGACGGCCGCGACGTGACGATCGTCCAGGTGTTCGAGGGCGTCGGCACGTACGCGCAGGGCGACATGGACGCCGACGAGCTCGACGACCTGGAACGCCACGCCTGCCCCGGCGCGGGCTCGTGCGGCGGGATGTTCACCGCGAACACGATGGCGTCGCTCTCGGAGGCGCTGGGGCTGGCGCCGCTCGGGTCGGCCTCGCCGCCCGCCGAGGACGAGGCGCGCTACGCGGTCGCCGAGCGCGCCGGCGAGCTGGCGATGGACTGTATCGAGAACGACCGCCGCCCCTCCGACATCCTCTCGCGGGAGTCGTTCGAGAACGCGATCGCGGCCCAGACCGCGATGGGCGGCTCCACGAACGCCGTCCTCCACCTGCTCGCCTTGGCCGGCGAGGCCGACGTCGACCTCTCGATTGAGGACTTCGACGAAATCTCGCGGCGCACCCCGAAGATCGCGAACCTCCAGCCTGGGGGGAGCCGCGTGATGAACGACCTCCACGAGATCGGCGGCGTGCCGGTCGTGCTCCGCCGCCTGCTGGAGGCGGACCTGCTCCACGGCGACGCCATGACGGTGACGGGCAACACGCTCGCCGAGGAGATCGCGGCGCTGGAGGAGCGCGGCGAGCTCCCGGACGAGTCGGACATCGAGGCCGACTTCCTCTACCCCGTCGACGACCCGAAGGAGGAGGAGGGCGCGATCAAGATCCTCGACGGCAACCTCGCGCCGGACGGCTCGGTGCTGAAGGTGACCGGCGACGACGAGTTCTACCACGAGGGGCCGGCCCGCGTGTTCGAGAACGAGGAGGACGCGATGGAGTACGTCCAGTCCGGCGGGATCGAGTCCGGCGACGTGATCGTCATCCGCAACGAGGGCCCCCGCGGCGGCCCCGGGATGCGCGAGATGCTCGGCGTCACCGCCGCGGTCGTCGGCGCGGGCCACGAGGACGACGTGGCGCTGCTCACCGACGGCCGCTTCTCGGGCGGCACCCGCGGCCCGATGATCGGCCACGTCGCGCCCGAGGCCGCCGTCGGCGGCCCGATCGGCCTGATCGAGGACGGCGACCACGTCACCGTCGACATCCCCGAGCGGGACCTCACCGTCGACCTCTCCGACGAGGAGCTGGAGGCGCGCCGCGAGGAGTGGGAGGCGCCCGAGCCGCCATACGAGGGCGGCATCCTCGCGAAGTACGGCCGGGACTTCGCCTCCGCCGCGGACGGCGCGGTGACGAACCCGCGGCTCACGCGGGACTGA
- a CDS encoding SHOCT domain-containing protein — MIGLNVVAVTPLMGGMAGGMGGWMLLFPLLALLTVAALLAVGVVGIRALANETDDGSTQNEPDEDPVERLQRRYAEGDLTEAEFERALERELEWEETGGTGSSPTHETESSGEAARAR, encoded by the coding sequence ATGATTGGCTTGAACGTCGTCGCCGTCACGCCGCTGATGGGCGGGATGGCGGGCGGGATGGGCGGCTGGATGTTACTCTTCCCGCTTCTCGCGTTGCTCACCGTCGCGGCGCTGCTCGCCGTGGGCGTCGTCGGAATCAGGGCGCTCGCGAACGAGACCGACGACGGCTCGACGCAGAACGAGCCCGACGAGGATCCGGTCGAGCGCCTTCAGCGACGGTACGCGGAGGGCGATCTCACGGAAGCGGAATTCGAGCGGGCGCTGGAGCGCGAACTGGAGTGGGAGGAGACCGGTGGGACCGGGTCGAGCCCGACGCACGAGACCGAATCGAGCGGGGAGGCGGCGCGGGCGCGGTAA
- a CDS encoding VOC family protein: protein MNARHIDHVNLRIPEDGADEAREFYGEQLGFGIEDALYAADEKPFFDVRLSATAVIHLWPTEEFEAPAKTNYDHVAVVVEESAAEIEAELADAGVEVEKSLDSPLGATGEAGAVYVRDPFGYRVELKSRV from the coding sequence GTGAACGCTCGACACATCGACCACGTCAACCTTCGGATTCCCGAAGACGGCGCCGACGAGGCCCGCGAGTTCTACGGCGAGCAGCTCGGGTTCGGCATCGAGGACGCGCTGTACGCGGCCGACGAGAAGCCGTTCTTCGACGTGCGGCTCTCGGCGACCGCCGTGATCCACCTCTGGCCCACCGAGGAGTTCGAGGCGCCGGCGAAGACGAACTACGACCACGTCGCGGTCGTCGTGGAGGAGTCGGCCGCGGAGATCGAAGCCGAGCTGGCGGACGCCGGCGTCGAGGTCGAGAAGAGCCTCGACTCGCCGCTCGGGGCGACCGGTGAAGCGGGCGCGGTGTACGTCAGGGACCCGTTCGGCTACCGGGTGGAACTGAAGTCGCGGGTGTGA
- a CDS encoding NYN domain-containing protein — protein sequence MDRGEGPEAETTAEGVASAAAETDPDAGSVALFVDGPNVLREEFDVDLDDVRRAGEAEGPLVTTRLYLDEHATPGLIQAAEARGFEVIVTSGDVDVKLAVDAARFAAEGRMETLAIASRDTDFKPVVETANGYGIRTLAIAPGEFGRSDALRNAANGSVTLDGDEVDATEAADDTGSEPTWHR from the coding sequence ATGGACCGAGGCGAGGGCCCGGAAGCCGAGACGACCGCCGAGGGCGTCGCGAGCGCGGCCGCCGAGACGGATCCGGACGCCGGCAGCGTGGCGCTGTTCGTCGACGGCCCGAACGTGCTGCGCGAGGAGTTTGACGTGGACTTAGACGACGTGCGGCGGGCGGGCGAGGCGGAGGGCCCGCTGGTGACGACCCGGCTGTACCTCGACGAGCACGCGACGCCGGGGCTGATACAGGCCGCGGAGGCGCGCGGCTTCGAGGTCATCGTCACGAGCGGCGACGTGGACGTGAAGCTCGCGGTCGACGCCGCGCGGTTCGCCGCGGAGGGCCGGATGGAGACGCTCGCGATCGCCTCCCGCGACACGGACTTCAAGCCGGTCGTCGAGACCGCGAACGGCTACGGGATCCGCACGCTCGCCATCGCGCCCGGGGAGTTCGGCCGGTCGGACGCCCTCCGCAACGCCGCGAACGGATCGGTGACTCTAGACGGCGACGAGGTCGACGCGACCGAGGCCGCGGACGATACGGGAAGCGAACCGACCTGGCACCGGTAG
- the purQ gene encoding phosphoribosylformylglycinamidine synthase I produces the protein MTVAVVQFGGSNCDRDAVRALDHLGVDAERVWYDDGLPADPDGVVLPGGFSYGDYLRAGAMAARDPIMEEVRDAADAGVPVIGICNGAQIGSESGLTPGAFTTNASARFQCEPVHLRVERADTPWTAAYEEGQVIEVPIAHGEGRFEISEATHADLVAEDRVLFRYCDADGNVTDAANPNGSTDNVAGVLGERETVAVLMPHPERATLPDLGRSTDGAGILRAFA, from the coding sequence GTGACGGTCGCCGTCGTCCAGTTCGGCGGCTCGAACTGCGACCGCGACGCCGTCCGCGCGCTCGACCACCTCGGCGTCGACGCCGAGCGCGTCTGGTACGACGACGGCCTCCCCGCCGACCCCGACGGGGTAGTCCTCCCCGGCGGGTTCTCCTACGGCGATTACCTCCGCGCCGGCGCGATGGCCGCCCGCGATCCGATCATGGAGGAGGTCCGCGACGCCGCCGACGCCGGCGTCCCCGTGATCGGCATCTGTAACGGTGCGCAGATCGGCTCGGAGTCGGGGCTGACGCCCGGCGCGTTCACCACGAACGCCTCCGCGCGGTTCCAGTGCGAGCCAGTCCACCTGCGCGTCGAGCGCGCCGATACCCCCTGGACCGCCGCCTACGAGGAGGGACAGGTCATCGAGGTCCCCATCGCGCACGGCGAGGGGCGCTTCGAGATAAGCGAGGCGACCCACGCCGACCTCGTCGCCGAGGACCGCGTCCTCTTCCGCTACTGCGACGCCGACGGGAACGTCACGGACGCCGCCAATCCGAACGGCTCGACCGACAACGTCGCCGGCGTCCTCGGCGAGCGCGAGACGGTCGCGGTGCTGATGCCCCACCCCGAGCGCGCCACGCTCCCGGACCTCGGCCGCAGCACCGACGGCGCCGGAATCCTGCGCGCGTTCGCCTGA